In the genome of Candidatus Krumholzibacteriia bacterium, one region contains:
- the pepF gene encoding oligoendopeptidase F, translating into MDKPLFRSLLLCALVALWAAAVHAAERKEIPAKFTWNLADLYKDEAAWTAAKTDLAKRIPDLARTQGHLGDSAAKLLEALTAVMGVQQELGKLYPYASMLSDQDSRVSRSLEMRQDAERLGVEFGTATSFITPEILAVGEAKIRGYLSAEPKLKPYAHYIDDILRRGTHTLSPAEEKVAAQAGNLADAGQALHDIFTNADLPYPEITLASGEKVVLDAAAYTRYRALPDRAERDKVFRAFWGNYAKYTRTLGVSLYAQVKSHLFDKEVHKYGSCVEAALFDFNIPTSVYTQLLSDVHANLPTLHRYLALRQRMMGVDQLRYEDLYASIIKKVDLTYTPEQAVDLTLAASAPLGSNYVAVMKKGFDSRWVDFMPSTGKRSGAYSQGVYGVHPYQLLNFMGRYEDVSTLAHEYGHSMHSHLAAEAQPFVTADYPIFVAEVASTLNENLLLHHLLDRKQDDATRLFLLGSSLDNMRQTLFRQTLFAEFELRIHEMAERGESLSGENMTELYLGLLKEYYGDAKGVCKIDDLYGVEWSYIPHFYYNFYVYQYATSLVASTSIANHIRDDAAAKKTQARDAYVKMLSAGGSKYAIDLLKDAGVDMTTSAPFAAAMREMNSVMDEIEKILNKSGGKIGS; encoded by the coding sequence ATGGATAAACCCCTGTTCCGATCCTTACTACTCTGCGCCCTGGTCGCCCTGTGGGCGGCGGCCGTCCATGCCGCGGAGCGCAAAGAGATTCCCGCCAAGTTCACCTGGAACCTGGCCGATCTGTACAAAGACGAAGCGGCTTGGACGGCGGCGAAGACCGATCTGGCCAAGCGCATCCCGGATCTGGCCCGCACTCAGGGACACCTGGGGGATTCGGCGGCCAAGCTCCTCGAAGCGCTCACGGCGGTGATGGGGGTGCAGCAAGAGCTGGGCAAGCTCTACCCTTACGCTTCCATGCTGAGCGATCAGGACAGCCGCGTCAGCCGTAGCCTGGAGATGCGGCAGGACGCCGAGCGTCTCGGCGTGGAGTTCGGCACCGCCACGTCGTTCATCACCCCGGAGATCCTCGCCGTGGGTGAGGCGAAGATCCGCGGCTACTTGAGCGCCGAGCCCAAGCTGAAACCGTACGCCCACTACATCGATGACATCCTGCGGCGCGGCACGCACACCCTGAGCCCCGCCGAAGAGAAGGTGGCGGCCCAGGCTGGCAATCTCGCCGACGCCGGCCAGGCCTTGCACGACATCTTCACCAACGCCGACCTCCCCTATCCGGAGATCACCTTGGCCAGCGGCGAAAAGGTCGTCCTCGACGCAGCCGCATACACGCGCTACCGCGCCCTTCCGGATCGCGCCGAACGGGACAAGGTCTTCCGCGCCTTCTGGGGCAACTATGCCAAGTACACCCGCACCCTCGGCGTCTCCTTGTACGCCCAGGTGAAGTCCCACCTCTTCGACAAAGAGGTCCACAAGTACGGCAGCTGCGTCGAAGCGGCCCTCTTCGACTTCAACATCCCCACCAGCGTCTACACGCAGCTGCTGAGCGACGTGCACGCCAACCTGCCGACGCTGCACCGTTACCTGGCGCTGCGCCAGCGCATGATGGGCGTGGATCAGCTGCGCTACGAGGACCTCTATGCCTCGATCATCAAGAAGGTGGACCTCACCTACACACCGGAACAAGCGGTGGACCTGACGCTGGCTGCCTCCGCACCCCTCGGCTCCAACTACGTCGCGGTGATGAAGAAGGGCTTCGACAGCCGCTGGGTGGACTTCATGCCCTCCACGGGCAAGCGCTCCGGCGCCTACAGCCAGGGCGTGTACGGCGTGCACCCGTACCAGCTGCTCAATTTCATGGGGCGCTACGAAGACGTTTCGACCTTGGCCCACGAGTACGGCCACTCCATGCACTCTCACCTGGCTGCCGAGGCGCAACCCTTCGTCACCGCCGACTACCCCATCTTCGTCGCCGAGGTCGCGTCGACGCTGAACGAGAATTTGCTGCTGCACCACCTGCTGGATCGCAAGCAGGACGACGCGACACGTCTCTTCCTCCTGGGCAGCTCGCTCGACAACATGCGTCAGACCCTCTTCCGGCAGACGCTCTTCGCCGAGTTCGAGCTGCGCATCCATGAGATGGCCGAACGCGGCGAGTCCCTGAGCGGCGAGAACATGACCGAGCTGTACCTGGGGCTCCTCAAGGAGTACTACGGGGACGCCAAGGGCGTATGCAAGATCGACGATCTCTACGGCGTGGAGTGGTCCTACATCCCCCACTTCTATTACAACTTCTATGTCTATCAGTACGCCACGAGCCTGGTCGCTTCCACTTCCATCGCCAACCACATCCGCGACGATGCGGCGGCCAAGAAGACGCAAGCTCGCGATGCCTACGTCAAGATGCTCTCGGCGGGGGGTTCCAAGTACGCGATCGATCTGTTGAAGGATGCAGGCGTCGACATGACCACCTCGGCGC